The following proteins are encoded in a genomic region of Ornithinibacillus sp. 4-3:
- a CDS encoding DUF3599 family protein codes for MSYDNLLTDTCDIYHLKSRESGDKWGIPSKDTQQEHYYSDTPDIEEEPCYFVEKSQSITQGEPNNEIFQTFLVHFSIDTDILLNDKVIWDGITLTAQKPRKIKDHHIEVNLVRRVSL; via the coding sequence ATGAGTTACGATAATTTATTAACTGATACGTGTGATATCTATCATTTGAAGTCTAGGGAATCAGGTGATAAGTGGGGTATTCCATCTAAGGATACACAGCAGGAACATTACTATAGCGATACACCAGATATAGAGGAAGAACCCTGTTATTTTGTCGAAAAGTCACAGAGCATAACACAGGGAGAACCAAACAATGAGATTTTCCAAACATTTCTGGTTCATTTTTCCATAGATACGGATATTCTTCTAAATGACAAAGTTATCTGGGATGGAATTACTCTGACAGCGCAAAAGCCACGTAAGATTAAAGATCATCATATCGAGGTCAACCTAGTAAGGAGAGTCAGCTTATGA
- a CDS encoding HK97 gp10 family phage protein, whose protein sequence is MEIDGLDNLINNLDQAINGGFKEQLGLWLEAMGMEFLDLIQDEIIRTKTVDTRALLNSFQKGDRENMWSISSGGLTLDIGTNLHYASFVNDGHFIIDPSKGLDRRWVPGYWQGDRFVYSPGHDGGMLLKQQWIDGTGYWDNALAIFDRMFEKALDRKLQEWLDSLF, encoded by the coding sequence ATGGAAATTGATGGATTGGACAATCTCATTAATAATCTTGACCAAGCAATTAATGGTGGTTTCAAAGAACAGCTAGGTTTATGGCTTGAAGCGATGGGCATGGAATTCTTGGACCTTATCCAAGATGAGATTATCCGTACAAAAACCGTAGATACTAGAGCTCTTTTGAACTCATTTCAAAAGGGTGACCGTGAGAATATGTGGTCCATATCATCTGGTGGTTTAACCCTAGATATTGGGACAAATTTACATTATGCCTCCTTCGTAAATGATGGCCACTTTATCATTGATCCAAGCAAAGGTCTTGACCGTCGCTGGGTACCAGGGTATTGGCAAGGAGATCGTTTTGTCTATTCTCCAGGTCATGATGGAGGAATGTTACTAAAACAACAATGGATTGATGGTACAGGCTACTGGGATAATGCTTTAGCAATCTTTGACAGGATGTTTGAAAAAGCATTGGATCGTAAGTTACAAGAGTGGCTTGATTCTTTGTTTTAA
- a CDS encoding DUF6838 family protein has translation MNQEIGSIMAYMYSLFPVQIYDKELPQEFEVPSMYFPLPTSFGSNDTNQTYLKSYTLNIKVFHDDTNQAYYQAEKLADTIASNREVIPMVDVDGAETGDFIRFNRIETRDGSNGAAMLILNWDSRYYYHRDDVPAIEYVDITSGVK, from the coding sequence TTGAATCAAGAAATAGGTTCTATTATGGCGTATATGTATAGTTTATTCCCAGTGCAGATATACGATAAAGAATTACCGCAAGAATTTGAGGTACCGTCTATGTATTTTCCCTTGCCAACATCTTTTGGAAGCAATGACACAAATCAAACGTATCTTAAGAGCTACACATTAAATATCAAAGTGTTTCATGATGATACAAATCAAGCCTATTATCAGGCAGAGAAGCTTGCTGATACGATTGCAAGTAACCGAGAGGTAATACCTATGGTGGATGTGGACGGAGCTGAAACAGGGGATTTTATAAGATTTAACAGGATAGAAACTAGAGACGGTAGTAATGGAGCGGCAATGCTTATCCTTAATTGGGATAGTCGCTACTATTATCATCGAGATGATGTACCAGCAATTGAATATGTTGATATTACAAGTGGGGTGAAATAA